The following coding sequences are from one Bacteroidota bacterium window:
- a CDS encoding tetratricopeptide repeat protein encodes MHVRFFTALFVALLATPVLPALAQQNNGWTIQRRGGEEQGKFRLADAYLRAGQTDRALAMLEDLLAAEPNSFPVYDKLKEAYVTAKRYGDALALIESRMEQTAATPNLLAEQGRLHFLNDDPEAAAAAWQAAFDSAPARASTYQQVATAQITVRLYDDAVATLLQGRARTGDPARYRIRLADLYGRTGKQEQAFEEYAALLGGDPQRLSFVQSRIGQMLEQDGADAAFTAALERLIRREPLVLPYRELAAWLYAETGDFGAALDAVRALDRLRSEQGQSLFVFAESALSAEAFDEALAAYQIVLDRHADGPMAPFALLGTALLHERRAEAGGERAFDAGGNRIPATDYDAALARYEQFLREHPTHPSQPVALRRLAGLQKDVLRDYGQAEALLRDILRRYPDGEVAAEARLDLGEVAILRDDLVAARTAFAGVEEGERIGEAAERARLELARLAFYEGQFETAKLRTQAMNRNTATDVANDAIELKLLVSENTGPDSTNAPLRAFARARLLQRQQRPALALDAVDSLLAAAPGHKLSDEAHFLRADLLRALGRFDEALDALDAFPGQFGDSHLADHAVFTAAELQERDLADPQAAIAGYADLLARYPGSLLAPEARARIRRLRGDGV; translated from the coding sequence ATGCACGTTCGCTTTTTTACCGCTCTCTTCGTCGCGCTGCTTGCCACGCCGGTTCTCCCCGCGCTCGCGCAGCAAAACAACGGATGGACGATCCAGCGCCGGGGCGGTGAGGAGCAGGGCAAATTCCGGCTCGCCGACGCCTACCTCCGCGCCGGGCAGACCGACCGCGCCCTGGCGATGCTCGAGGACCTCCTCGCCGCCGAGCCTAACTCGTTCCCGGTCTACGACAAACTCAAGGAGGCCTACGTCACCGCCAAGCGCTACGGCGACGCACTCGCGCTCATCGAGAGCCGCATGGAGCAGACGGCCGCGACCCCGAACCTCCTCGCCGAGCAGGGCCGCCTGCACTTCCTGAACGACGACCCGGAGGCCGCCGCCGCCGCGTGGCAAGCGGCCTTCGACTCCGCCCCGGCGCGCGCCTCGACCTACCAGCAGGTCGCCACGGCGCAGATCACCGTACGGCTCTACGACGACGCCGTCGCCACGCTCCTCCAGGGCCGCGCCCGCACCGGCGACCCGGCGCGCTACCGCATCCGCTTGGCCGACCTCTACGGCCGAACGGGCAAGCAGGAGCAGGCCTTCGAGGAGTACGCCGCACTCCTCGGCGGCGACCCGCAGCGGCTCAGCTTCGTGCAGTCGCGCATCGGGCAGATGTTGGAGCAGGACGGGGCCGACGCGGCGTTCACAGCCGCGCTCGAACGGCTCATCCGGCGCGAGCCGCTCGTCCTCCCCTACCGCGAGCTCGCGGCCTGGCTCTACGCCGAGACCGGCGACTTCGGCGCCGCGCTCGACGCCGTCCGCGCCCTCGACCGGCTGCGCAGCGAGCAGGGCCAGAGCCTCTTCGTCTTCGCTGAGTCCGCCCTCAGCGCCGAGGCCTTCGACGAAGCGCTCGCCGCCTACCAGATCGTCCTCGACCGCCACGCCGACGGGCCGATGGCTCCGTTCGCGCTCCTCGGCACGGCCTTGCTCCACGAGCGCCGCGCCGAGGCAGGCGGCGAGCGCGCCTTCGACGCCGGCGGCAACCGCATCCCGGCGACCGACTACGACGCCGCGCTCGCCCGCTACGAGCAGTTTCTCCGCGAGCACCCGACGCACCCGAGCCAGCCGGTCGCGCTCCGCCGCCTCGCGGGCCTGCAGAAAGACGTGCTCCGGGACTACGGCCAGGCCGAGGCGCTCCTGCGCGACATCCTGCGCCGCTACCCGGACGGCGAGGTCGCCGCCGAGGCCCGGCTCGATCTCGGCGAGGTGGCGATTCTGCGCGACGACCTCGTGGCAGCGCGCACCGCGTTCGCGGGCGTGGAAGAGGGCGAGCGGATCGGCGAGGCGGCGGAGCGGGCGCGGCTCGAACTCGCCCGGCTCGCGTTCTACGAGGGCCAGTTCGAAACGGCCAAGCTGCGCACCCAGGCGATGAACCGCAACACCGCCACCGACGTCGCCAACGACGCCATCGAACTCAAGCTGCTCGTCTCCGAGAACACCGGGCCGGACTCGACAAACGCCCCGCTCCGCGCGTTTGCCCGCGCCCGGCTGCTCCAGCGCCAGCAGCGCCCCGCCCTCGCCCTCGACGCCGTGGACAGCCTCCTCGCCGCCGCGCCCGGCCACAAGCTCTCCGACGAAGCCCACTTCCTCCGCGCCGACCTGCTCCGCGCCCTCGGCCGCTTCGACGAGGCCCTCGACGCGCTCGACGCCTTCCCCGGCCAGTTCGGGGACAGCCACCTCGCCGACCACGCCGTCTTCACCGCCGCCGAACTCCAGGAACGGGACCTCGCCGACCCGCAAGCCGCCATCGCCGGCTATGCCGACCTCCTCGCCCGCTACCCCGGCTCCCTCCTCGCCCCCGAAGCCCGCGCCCGCATCCGCCGTTTGAGAGGAGACGGAGTATGA
- a CDS encoding META domain-containing protein translates to MLLRLFLLALALSATGCDDENLENDLVGVGWALREIALPPGDSTALAPASIRFTSDTAVEIESCNRCEGRIGRASNELDFSLLGCTERACPSMLDLGPRLGAADRVAFSLSDDGLLLIADRDDALSIFRFEAE, encoded by the coding sequence ATGCTCCTCCGCCTGTTCCTTCTGGCCCTCGCGCTCAGTGCAACCGGCTGCGACGACGAGAACCTCGAAAACGACCTCGTCGGCGTAGGGTGGGCGCTCCGCGAGATCGCGCTGCCGCCGGGCGACAGCACGGCGCTGGCACCGGCGTCGATTCGGTTCACGAGCGACACCGCCGTCGAGATCGAGTCCTGCAACCGGTGCGAGGGGCGCATCGGACGCGCCAGCAACGAACTCGACTTCAGCCTCCTGGGCTGCACCGAGCGGGCGTGCCCCAGCATGCTCGACCTCGGCCCGCGCCTCGGGGCTGCCGACCGTGTGGCCTTCTCGCTCTCCGACGACGGTCTCCTCCTCATCGCCGACCGCGACGACGCACTGAGCATCTTCCGCTTCGAGGCCGAGTGA
- a CDS encoding 1-deoxy-D-xylulose-5-phosphate reductoisomerase has protein sequence MLPRLDAPVRLPAAGPRGLAILGSTGSIGTQTLEVVRLFPERFRVVALSAHTNADLLAEQARAFRPQFVALRDAARAPGLRDALAGTGVEVLTGDEGMEAVGRAGEADTVVSAVVGFAGMRPTLAAIRAGKRIALANKETLVVAGELVRDLAARHDTAVLPVDSEHSALFQCLVGEPPGSVETLTLTASGGPFRTRPAGTFEAITKAEALDHPNWDMGAKITIDSATLMNKGLEVIEARWMFDLGPEQIRVLVHPQSIIHSFVTFNDGSAKAQLGVPDMRVPIQYALSFPDRWPAPHPRIDWSDLARLDFEEPDLARFPCLRLAFDALDAGGTAPAVLNAANEVAVALFLEEQIGFTDIPRLVEAALEQAGTSRPDSLGALEAVDREARARVRELHGSLTV, from the coding sequence ATGCTGCCTCGCCTCGACGCGCCCGTCCGGCTGCCCGCTGCCGGCCCCCGCGGCCTCGCCATCCTCGGCTCCACCGGCTCGATCGGCACGCAGACGCTGGAGGTCGTCCGCCTCTTCCCCGAGCGGTTCCGCGTGGTCGCGCTCTCTGCCCACACCAACGCCGACCTCCTGGCCGAGCAGGCGCGGGCGTTCCGGCCGCAGTTCGTCGCCCTCCGCGACGCGGCGCGGGCCCCCGGCCTCCGCGATGCCCTCGCCGGGACCGGCGTCGAGGTGCTGACGGGCGACGAGGGGATGGAGGCCGTCGGGCGAGCAGGCGAGGCCGACACGGTCGTCTCGGCCGTCGTCGGGTTCGCGGGGATGCGGCCTACGCTGGCCGCGATCCGGGCTGGGAAGCGGATCGCCCTCGCCAACAAGGAGACGCTCGTTGTGGCCGGCGAGCTGGTGCGCGACCTCGCGGCGCGGCACGACACGGCCGTGCTGCCGGTCGACAGCGAGCACTCGGCGCTCTTCCAGTGCCTCGTCGGCGAGCCGCCGGGGTCGGTCGAGACGCTCACGCTGACGGCCTCGGGCGGGCCGTTCCGCACGCGCCCAGCCGGGACGTTCGAGGCGATCACGAAGGCGGAAGCGCTCGACCATCCCAACTGGGACATGGGGGCCAAGATCACGATCGACTCGGCCACGCTAATGAACAAGGGTCTGGAGGTGATCGAGGCGCGGTGGATGTTCGACCTCGGGCCAGAGCAGATCCGCGTCCTCGTCCACCCGCAGTCGATTATCCATTCCTTCGTCACCTTCAACGACGGCTCAGCGAAGGCGCAGCTCGGCGTGCCCGACATGCGCGTCCCGATCCAGTACGCCCTCTCGTTCCCCGACCGCTGGCCCGCCCCGCACCCCCGCATCGACTGGTCCGACCTCGCCCGGCTCGATTTCGAGGAGCCGGACCTCGCCCGCTTCCCGTGCCTCCGCCTCGCCTTCGACGCGCTCGACGCGGGCGGCACCGCGCCCGCTGTGCTCAACGCCGCCAACGAAGTCGCCGTCGCCCTCTTCCTGGAGGAGCAGATCGGCTTCACCGACATCCCCCGCCTCGTCGAAGCCGCCCTCGAACAGGCAGGCACCAGCCGGCCGGACTCGCTCGGCGCGCTCGAGGCCGTAGACCGCGAGGCCCGCGCCCGCGTGCGGGAACTCCACGGAAGCCTCACGGTCTAG
- a CDS encoding cobalamin B12-binding domain-containing protein, whose translation MESRPIRVLMAKIGLDGHDRGAKVVAAALRDAGMEVIYTGLRKTPEQVVSAALQEDVDVIGVSILSGAHGTVFRKLRDGLEAEGMGDVVVIGGGVIPGEDIPELEAMGVGKVFTPGTPLAEIVAYLREAVVHEA comes from the coding sequence ATGGAATCCCGTCCGATCCGCGTACTCATGGCCAAGATCGGCCTCGACGGGCACGACCGAGGTGCGAAGGTCGTGGCCGCCGCGCTGCGCGACGCGGGGATGGAGGTGATCTACACCGGACTGCGCAAGACGCCGGAGCAGGTCGTCTCGGCGGCGCTGCAGGAGGACGTGGACGTGATCGGCGTCTCGATCCTCTCAGGCGCGCACGGGACCGTCTTCCGCAAGCTCCGCGACGGGCTGGAGGCCGAAGGCATGGGCGACGTGGTGGTGATCGGCGGCGGGGTGATCCCGGGCGAGGATATCCCTGAGCTGGAGGCGATGGGCGTCGGCAAGGTCTTCACGCCGGGGACGCCGCTGGCCGAGATCGTAGCGTACCTTCGAGAGGCGGTCGTGCACGAGGCGTGA
- a CDS encoding asparagine synthetase B → MRLLNLLAVLLLLPVQASGQDLLIPMDERQSDHLKAYGAVYWALDRGMSVEWLLNYRGGSFLAAGTDVLQQELRIRGVSFEPLGGGQAAQVIAEVESPGSNTSVVRLEKAPQIAVYAPKQSLPWDDAVTLALTYAEVPYDLVYDPDVLDDKLSEYDWLHLHHEDFTGQYGKFFASYRNAAWYREQVRDAEASARAYGFSKVSELKLAVAEKIRAYVAGGGFLFAMCSGTDTFDIALAARGLDIVPQELDGDTFDPDAAGRLDYSRTLAFQNFRPSFNALEYEHSDIDVTPPPQLRNPAVDYFTLFDFSAKWDPVPTMLTQNHVATVKGFMGQTTNFRKHLVKPGVVVLAEAPGRGEVRYLYGPLGQGFFAFYGGHDPEDYQHFVGDPPTDLALHKHSPGYRLILNNVLFPAAKKQKRKT, encoded by the coding sequence ATGCGACTCCTCAACCTCCTCGCCGTGCTCCTGCTGCTCCCAGTCCAGGCCAGCGGCCAGGACCTCCTCATCCCAATGGACGAGCGGCAGAGCGACCATCTCAAAGCGTACGGCGCGGTCTACTGGGCGCTCGACCGGGGGATGAGCGTCGAGTGGCTGCTGAACTACCGGGGCGGGTCGTTCCTCGCAGCGGGCACGGACGTGCTCCAGCAGGAGCTCCGCATCCGCGGCGTGAGCTTCGAGCCCCTCGGCGGCGGGCAGGCCGCGCAGGTCATCGCCGAGGTCGAGAGTCCCGGCTCCAACACGAGCGTGGTGCGGCTGGAAAAGGCCCCGCAGATCGCCGTCTACGCGCCCAAGCAGTCGCTCCCCTGGGACGACGCCGTGACGCTCGCCCTCACCTACGCCGAGGTGCCGTACGACCTCGTCTACGACCCCGACGTGCTCGACGACAAGCTCAGCGAGTACGACTGGCTGCACCTCCACCACGAGGACTTCACCGGGCAGTACGGCAAGTTCTTCGCCTCCTACCGCAACGCGGCGTGGTACCGCGAGCAGGTACGCGACGCCGAGGCCAGCGCCCGCGCCTACGGGTTCAGTAAGGTCAGCGAACTCAAGCTCGCCGTCGCCGAGAAGATCCGCGCCTACGTCGCGGGCGGCGGCTTCCTCTTCGCGATGTGCTCCGGCACCGACACCTTCGACATCGCCCTCGCCGCCCGGGGGCTCGACATCGTCCCGCAGGAGCTCGACGGCGACACGTTCGACCCCGACGCCGCCGGCCGCCTCGACTATTCGCGGACGCTCGCCTTCCAGAACTTCCGCCCGAGCTTCAACGCCCTCGAGTACGAGCACTCCGACATCGACGTGACGCCGCCGCCGCAGCTCCGCAACCCGGCCGTGGACTACTTCACCCTCTTCGACTTCTCCGCCAAGTGGGACCCCGTCCCGACGATGCTCACCCAGAACCACGTCGCCACCGTCAAGGGCTTCATGGGGCAGACGACCAACTTCCGCAAGCACCTCGTCAAGCCCGGCGTGGTCGTCCTCGCCGAGGCACCGGGGCGCGGCGAGGTGCGCTACCTCTACGGCCCGCTCGGGCAGGGTTTCTTCGCCTTCTACGGCGGCCACGACCCCGAGGACTACCAGCACTTCGTCGGCGACCCGCCGACGGACCTCGCCCTCCACAAGCACTCGCCCGGCTACCGGCTGATCCTGAACAACGTCCTCTTCCCGGCCGCCAAAAAGCAGAAGCGCAAGACGTGA
- a CDS encoding DUF1800 domain-containing protein yields MAEASATAAGAPPPVAGGLEPFVPSASAPWDERRASHLLRRLAFGVGVPDLNEALFRSPSDAVAFFVQQALDRPLPDTPPWYDSVPSGNQNIDWLYEWQEGWYAEMRAGGLREKMTLFWHDHFATESNVYGLAPYAYQYVTHLRAHALGSFRTLLDGVGTLPAMLIYLDGRYNVAADPNENYARELCELFTMGIGHYTQDDIAELARALTGWRVNESTLSSYFDAARHDDGQKTIFGQTGRWDYAGALDLIFAQRALETARRLCRKLYAWFVYGVPNESIVNQLADQLIAGSWQIAPVVQRLLSSAHFFDEVFIGARIKDPSEFLVGLVRELDIQPSDAVWSSYRELGFALGQELLNPPNVAGWTGYRTWITTGTVPERQLVSSRALFGGGPFDEYDPLPLLDQITDATNVYSIADDLPAFLLPAADFSGEDRDYHVELLLVGAPYYEWPFLLQTTPEIARERLRTLLNHLVSLPEFQLT; encoded by the coding sequence TTGGCCGAGGCGTCTGCGACGGCTGCGGGTGCGCCGCCGCCGGTCGCGGGCGGGCTGGAACCATTCGTTCCGTCCGCATCCGCACCCTGGGACGAGCGGAGGGCCTCTCACCTCCTGCGCCGCCTCGCCTTCGGGGTCGGCGTGCCGGACCTGAACGAGGCGCTCTTTCGCAGCCCGTCCGATGCCGTCGCCTTCTTCGTCCAGCAGGCGCTCGACCGGCCGCTGCCCGACACGCCGCCGTGGTACGACTCGGTCCCGAGCGGCAACCAAAACATCGACTGGCTCTACGAGTGGCAGGAGGGCTGGTACGCCGAGATGCGCGCCGGCGGCCTCCGCGAGAAGATGACCCTCTTCTGGCACGACCACTTCGCCACCGAGTCGAACGTCTACGGCCTCGCGCCCTACGCCTACCAGTACGTCACCCACCTCCGCGCCCACGCCCTCGGCAGCTTCCGCACGCTCCTGGACGGCGTAGGCACGCTGCCCGCGATGCTGATCTACCTCGACGGGCGCTACAACGTGGCCGCCGATCCGAACGAGAACTACGCCCGCGAGCTGTGCGAGCTGTTCACGATGGGGATCGGGCACTACACGCAGGACGACATCGCCGAACTCGCGCGGGCGCTCACCGGCTGGCGCGTCAACGAGTCGACGCTCTCCTCCTACTTCGACGCGGCGCGCCACGACGACGGCCAGAAAACGATCTTCGGGCAGACCGGGCGGTGGGACTACGCCGGTGCCCTCGACCTCATCTTTGCGCAGCGCGCACTCGAAACGGCCCGCCGCCTGTGCCGCAAGCTCTACGCGTGGTTCGTCTACGGCGTCCCGAACGAGTCGATCGTCAACCAACTCGCTGACCAACTGATCGCCGGGAGTTGGCAGATCGCGCCCGTCGTGCAGCGCCTGCTCTCGAGCGCGCACTTCTTCGACGAGGTGTTTATCGGAGCGCGGATCAAGGACCCGAGCGAGTTCCTCGTCGGGCTCGTGCGGGAACTGGACATCCAGCCCTCGGACGCGGTCTGGTCGTCCTACCGCGAGCTGGGGTTCGCGCTCGGCCAGGAGCTACTCAATCCGCCGAACGTGGCCGGCTGGACTGGCTACCGGACGTGGATCACAACCGGCACCGTCCCCGAGCGGCAGCTCGTTTCGAGCCGCGCCCTCTTCGGCGGCGGCCCCTTCGACGAGTACGACCCGCTTCCGCTCCTCGACCAGATCACGGACGCGACGAACGTCTACTCCATCGCCGACGACCTGCCAGCGTTCCTTCTGCCCGCCGCCGACTTCAGCGGCGAGGACCGCGACTACCACGTCGAGCTGCTCCTCGTCGGCGCGCCCTACTACGAGTGGCCGTTCCTGCTGCAGACCACGCCGGAGATCGCGCGCGAGCGCCTGCGGACGCTCCTCAACCACCTCGTTTCGCTCCCCGAGTTTCAACTGACGTAA
- the mscL gene encoding large-conductance mechanosensitive channel protein MscL produces the protein MWNEFKEFAVKGNVVDMAVGIIIGAAFGTIVKALVDGILMPPLGLLLGDVDFANIFTVLKQGDPAGPYATLEAATAAGAVTMSWGVFINTVISFLIVAFAVFIFVKWVNNLKREAEEEVAEEPAAPELTADQQLLTEIRDLLKQPDTA, from the coding sequence ATGTGGAACGAGTTCAAAGAGTTCGCCGTCAAGGGCAACGTCGTCGACATGGCCGTCGGCATCATCATCGGCGCAGCCTTCGGGACGATCGTCAAGGCCCTCGTCGATGGCATCCTCATGCCGCCGCTCGGCCTGCTCCTCGGCGACGTCGACTTCGCCAATATCTTTACCGTGCTGAAACAGGGCGACCCCGCCGGCCCTTACGCCACGCTCGAAGCGGCCACCGCCGCCGGCGCTGTCACGATGAGCTGGGGCGTGTTCATCAACACTGTCATCTCGTTCCTGATCGTCGCCTTCGCGGTATTCATCTTCGTCAAGTGGGTCAACAACCTCAAGCGCGAGGCCGAGGAAGAGGTCGCCGAGGAGCCGGCCGCGCCGGAACTGACCGCCGACCAGCAACTGCTGACCGAGATCCGAGACCTCCTCAAGCAGCCCGATACCGCCTGA
- a CDS encoding carboxypeptidase-like regulatory domain-containing protein has product MRIFLVLLLMLLVAGCDAVIGDPICTGEFVPGLRVSVRDADTGEPAAFEALGIARDAGFADTLGTYDEVPPEPGDLDLLGAWERAGRYDVTISKAGYQTWRRENVRVTEDECHVRTVELEALLERE; this is encoded by the coding sequence ATGCGAATCTTCTTAGTCCTGCTCCTCATGCTTCTCGTCGCTGGATGCGACGCTGTCATCGGTGACCCCATCTGCACTGGCGAGTTCGTACCGGGGTTGAGGGTCTCGGTGCGAGATGCCGACACCGGAGAACCCGCCGCCTTCGAGGCTCTCGGCATCGCCCGTGACGCTGGCTTCGCCGACACGCTCGGCACGTACGACGAGGTGCCCCCAGAGCCGGGTGACCTCGATCTGCTCGGTGCGTGGGAGCGCGCGGGGCGCTATGACGTCACGATCAGCAAGGCTGGATACCAGACCTGGCGACGCGAGAACGTCCGCGTCACCGAAGACGAGTGCCACGTCCGCACTGTCGAACTCGAAGCTCTACTCGAACGGGAATAG
- a CDS encoding NAD(P)-dependent oxidoreductase has translation MPPLYQRVLLTGANGLVGQALVERLSAEPEVDLLATGRDPRPRFTAGSCGYTPLDITDAEAVRRLFVDFAPGVVINCAAVTKVEDGEANRDACWTVNVDAVAALGERCKAHGARLVQLSTDFVFDGTAGPYDERGRPDPINFYGRSKWASENAVRAAGLRRWTVVRTALGFGTGAALRRSNFGLWLTDRLQRSVPTEVCTDQLRTPTYIPDLADGIARAVRLGKNGLYHLAGREIISVFDFARRLAERFDLDPALLTPTTTDVLHPDAPRPLRTGLLILKAETELGYKPRALDDALDHFGRRLGIPVTQ, from the coding sequence GTGCCTCCCCTTTACCAGCGCGTCCTCCTCACCGGTGCCAACGGCCTCGTCGGGCAGGCGCTCGTCGAGCGGCTCAGCGCCGAGCCCGAGGTGGACCTGCTAGCGACGGGCCGCGACCCCCGGCCGCGCTTCACGGCCGGCTCGTGCGGCTACACGCCACTCGACATCACCGACGCCGAGGCGGTCCGGCGGCTGTTCGTGGACTTCGCGCCGGGCGTGGTCATCAACTGCGCGGCGGTGACGAAGGTGGAGGACGGCGAGGCCAACCGCGACGCCTGCTGGACGGTCAACGTCGACGCCGTGGCCGCGCTCGGCGAGCGCTGCAAGGCGCACGGGGCCCGCCTCGTCCAGCTCTCGACCGACTTCGTCTTCGACGGCACCGCCGGTCCCTACGACGAGCGCGGCCGGCCCGACCCGATCAACTTCTACGGACGCTCCAAGTGGGCCAGCGAGAACGCCGTCCGCGCCGCCGGCCTCCGCCGTTGGACCGTCGTCCGCACCGCGCTCGGCTTCGGGACGGGCGCGGCGCTCCGCCGGTCCAACTTCGGCCTCTGGCTCACCGACCGTCTCCAGCGCAGCGTCCCGACTGAGGTCTGCACCGACCAGCTCCGCACGCCGACCTACATCCCCGACCTCGCCGACGGGATCGCCCGCGCCGTCCGCCTCGGCAAGAACGGGCTCTACCACCTCGCCGGGCGCGAGATCATCTCGGTCTTCGACTTTGCCCGCCGCCTCGCCGAGCGGTTCGACCTCGACCCGGCGCTCCTCACCCCGACGACGACCGACGTGCTGCACCCGGACGCACCGCGCCCGCTCCGCACCGGGCTGCTGATCCTCAAAGCCGAGACCGAACTCGGCTACAAGCCGCGCGCGCTCGACGACGCGCTCGACCACTTCGGCCGGCGGCTCGGGATTCCGGTAACGCAGTAG
- the serS gene encoding serine--tRNA ligase: MLDLQTLRGDPERVRQAMRDKNLGDPASVDRVLDVAERRRAAQTELQEAQTELNASSKQIGQLMGAGKRDEAQALIQRTGELKERVKELEDEPRRLEDEQRRLLLDIPNLPHPSVPVGGEDANVIDAEVGDKPAFEFAPKPHWELAEQHGGTASGPIVDFERGAKVTGAGFPFYVGRGARLQRALIQLFLNLATEAGYTEVQPPLLVNEASGIGTGQLPDKEGQMYQVELDSLFLVPTSEVALVNYRRGEILDASDLPVRYTAYTPCFRREAGSYGKDVRGLNRLHQFDKVELVEFCHPDESYDRLEVLRKVAERAVQTLGLPYRRLVLATGDMGMTQTKTYDLEVWSAGQERWLEVSSVSNIEAYQARRANIRFRDENGKPQFVHTLNASALALPRIVAALLENNQQADGSVAIPEALRAYTGFDQIG, encoded by the coding sequence ATGCTCGACCTTCAGACCCTCCGCGGCGACCCCGAGCGCGTCCGCCAAGCCATGCGCGACAAAAACCTCGGCGACCCGGCCAGCGTCGACCGCGTGCTCGACGTAGCCGAGCGGCGCCGCGCTGCCCAGACCGAGCTGCAAGAGGCCCAGACCGAACTCAACGCCTCGTCGAAGCAGATCGGTCAGCTCATGGGGGCCGGCAAGCGCGACGAAGCGCAGGCCCTCATCCAGCGGACGGGCGAGTTGAAGGAGCGCGTCAAGGAACTGGAGGACGAACCTCGGCGGCTGGAAGACGAGCAGCGCCGCCTCCTGCTCGACATCCCCAACCTCCCTCACCCCAGCGTTCCCGTCGGCGGGGAGGACGCGAACGTGATCGACGCCGAGGTCGGCGACAAGCCCGCCTTCGAGTTCGCGCCGAAGCCGCACTGGGAGCTCGCCGAGCAGCACGGCGGGACCGCGAGCGGTCCCATCGTCGACTTCGAGCGCGGGGCGAAGGTGACGGGCGCGGGCTTCCCGTTCTACGTTGGCCGGGGCGCGCGCCTGCAACGGGCACTCATCCAGCTTTTCCTCAACCTCGCCACGGAGGCAGGCTACACCGAAGTCCAGCCGCCGCTTCTCGTCAACGAAGCCTCCGGCATCGGGACGGGCCAGCTTCCCGACAAGGAAGGGCAGATGTACCAGGTTGAGCTAGACAGCCTCTTCCTCGTCCCGACCTCCGAGGTCGCGCTCGTCAACTACCGCCGGGGCGAAATCCTCGACGCGTCCGACCTGCCGGTCCGGTACACGGCTTACACGCCGTGCTTCCGGCGCGAGGCCGGGAGCTACGGCAAGGACGTGCGCGGCCTCAACCGGCTCCACCAGTTTGACAAGGTCGAACTCGTCGAGTTCTGCCACCCGGACGAGAGCTATGACCGACTGGAGGTGCTCCGCAAGGTCGCCGAGCGCGCGGTCCAGACGCTCGGCCTTCCCTACCGCCGCCTGGTCCTCGCCACCGGCGACATGGGGATGACCCAGACCAAGACGTACGACCTCGAGGTGTGGAGCGCCGGCCAGGAGCGCTGGCTCGAAGTCTCGTCGGTCAGCAACATCGAGGCCTACCAGGCGCGGCGGGCGAATATCCGGTTCCGCGACGAGAATGGCAAGCCACAGTTCGTCCACACGCTCAACGCGAGCGCCCTCGCTCTTCCCCGCATCGTCGCTGCTCTCCTGGAAAACAACCAGCAGGCCGACGGCTCGGTCGCGATCCCCGAAGCGCTGCGCGCCTACACGGGCTTCGACCAGATCGGATGA